A genomic segment from Pseudoduganella chitinolytica encodes:
- a CDS encoding ABCB family ABC transporter ATP-binding protein/permease, with the protein MRRSAYSATAPVPAANARGDFATLKTLLPYLWVYKWRVGAALLALVGAKLANVGVPVVLKHLVDALTLKPGDPRALLVLPLGLLVAYGALRLSTTVFTELREFLFARVTQRAVRTIALKVFRHLHALSLRFHLNRQTGGMTRDIERGTRGVGSLISYTLFNILPTLVEITLVLGYLVTHYDVWFSVITFSALVLYIVFTVTVTNWRTHFRRTMNDLDSKANTKAIDSLLNYETVKYFGNEEYEARRYDEGLKHYETAAVKSQTSLSLLNTGQSAIIATAVTLILWRATQGVIDGKMTLGDLVLVNSFMIQLYIPLNFLGVIYREIKQSLADMERLFSLLDQNREVADTPDARPLVAQGAQVKFAHVDFSYETKRQILFDVDFTIPAGTTTAVVGHSGSGKSTLSRLLFRFYDVNAGAITIDGQDLRGVTQDSLRHAIGIVPQDTVLFNDTIEYNIGYGKPGATHDEIVAAARAASIHEFIESLPDGYASMVGERGLKLSGGEKQRVAIARTLLKNPAILIFDEATSALDSKSEQAIQAQLKEIAKNRTTMVIAHRLSTIADAQQILVMDHGRIVERGTHQALLAKGGMYEQMWERQQARGDEETAAEALA; encoded by the coding sequence ATGCGCCGTTCCGCCTATTCCGCCACCGCTCCCGTTCCTGCCGCCAACGCCCGTGGCGACTTTGCCACACTGAAAACGTTGTTGCCGTACCTGTGGGTTTACAAGTGGCGCGTCGGTGCGGCGCTGCTGGCCCTCGTCGGCGCCAAGCTGGCCAACGTGGGCGTCCCCGTCGTGCTGAAGCACCTGGTGGATGCGCTGACGCTCAAGCCGGGCGACCCGCGGGCACTGCTGGTGCTTCCGCTCGGGCTGCTGGTGGCCTATGGGGCGCTGCGCCTGTCCACGACCGTGTTCACGGAGCTGCGCGAGTTCCTGTTCGCCCGCGTCACGCAGCGCGCCGTACGCACCATCGCGCTGAAGGTGTTCCGCCACCTGCACGCGCTGTCGCTGCGCTTCCACCTGAACCGCCAGACCGGCGGCATGACCCGCGATATCGAGCGCGGCACGCGCGGCGTCGGCTCGCTGATCTCGTACACGCTGTTCAATATCCTGCCGACGCTGGTCGAGATCACGCTGGTGCTGGGCTACCTCGTCACGCATTACGACGTGTGGTTCTCCGTCATCACGTTCAGCGCGCTGGTGCTGTACATCGTGTTTACCGTGACGGTGACGAACTGGCGCACGCACTTCCGCCGCACGATGAACGACCTCGACTCGAAGGCCAACACCAAAGCCATCGATTCGCTGCTGAACTATGAAACCGTCAAGTACTTCGGCAACGAGGAGTACGAGGCGCGCCGCTACGACGAGGGCCTGAAGCACTACGAGACGGCGGCCGTGAAGTCGCAGACATCGCTGTCGCTGCTGAACACGGGCCAGTCGGCCATCATCGCCACCGCCGTGACGCTGATCCTGTGGCGCGCGACGCAAGGCGTCATCGACGGCAAGATGACCCTGGGCGACCTGGTGCTGGTGAACTCGTTCATGATCCAGCTGTACATTCCGCTGAACTTCCTGGGCGTGATCTACCGCGAGATCAAGCAAAGCCTGGCCGACATGGAACGCCTGTTCTCGCTGCTGGACCAGAACCGCGAAGTCGCCGATACGCCCGATGCGCGGCCGCTGGTCGCCCAGGGGGCGCAGGTGAAGTTCGCCCACGTCGACTTCAGCTACGAAACCAAGCGCCAGATCCTGTTCGACGTCGACTTCACGATCCCGGCCGGTACCACGACGGCTGTCGTCGGCCACAGCGGCTCGGGCAAGTCGACGCTGTCACGCCTGCTGTTCCGCTTCTACGACGTCAACGCCGGTGCCATCACGATCGACGGCCAGGACCTGCGCGGCGTCACGCAGGACTCGCTGCGCCATGCGATCGGCATCGTGCCGCAGGATACGGTGCTGTTCAACGACACCATCGAGTACAACATCGGCTACGGCAAGCCGGGCGCGACCCACGACGAGATCGTGGCCGCGGCCCGGGCCGCGTCGATCCACGAGTTCATCGAGAGCCTGCCGGACGGCTACGCGTCGATGGTCGGGGAGCGCGGCCTGAAGCTGTCCGGCGGCGAGAAGCAGCGCGTGGCGATCGCCCGCACGCTGCTGAAGAACCCCGCCATCCTGATCTTCGACGAGGCCACGTCCGCGCTGGATTCGAAATCGGAACAGGCGATCCAGGCGCAGTTGAAGGAAATCGCGAAGAACCGCACGACGATGGTGATCGCGCACCGCCTGTCGACCATCGCGGATGCCCAGCAGATCCTCGTGATGGACCACGGCCGCATCGTCGAGCGGGGCACGCACCAGGCCCTGCTGGCCAAGGGCGGCATGTACGAGCAGATGTGGGAACGCCAGCAGGCCCGGGGCGACGAGGAAACCGCCGCCGAGGCGCTGGCGTGA
- the pyrC gene encoding dihydroorotase: MSQTAADTSADQFAAPDSITIVRPDDWHLHLRDGATMAAVLPHSARQFGRAIVMPNLKPPVTTVAQAAAYRDRILAALPPDLAFEPLMTLYLTNNTTSDEIRRAAECDFIHAVKLYPAGATTNSDAGVTDLVNCYPVLETMQEVGLPFLVHGEVTDPDVDLFDREAVFIERIMRPLRRNFPALNIVFEHITTKDAAQYVAEAEGPIGATITAHHLLYNRNEIFKGGIRPHYYCLPVLKREEHRLALVTAATSGDERFFLGTDSAPHAQGAKEAACGCAGCYTALHAMELYTEAFERAGALDKLEAFASLNGPLFYGLAPNAGTITLKREQWTLPQTLPFGEQSLVPLNAGETISWKMV, translated from the coding sequence ATGTCCCAGACCGCCGCTGACACCTCCGCCGACCAATTCGCCGCCCCCGATTCCATCACCATCGTCCGCCCGGACGACTGGCACCTGCATCTGCGCGACGGCGCCACGATGGCCGCCGTGCTGCCGCACAGCGCGCGCCAGTTCGGCCGCGCCATCGTCATGCCGAACCTGAAGCCGCCCGTCACGACGGTGGCGCAGGCCGCCGCCTACCGCGACCGCATCCTGGCCGCGCTGCCGCCCGACCTGGCGTTCGAGCCGCTGATGACGCTGTACCTGACCAACAACACGACGTCCGACGAGATCCGCCGCGCCGCCGAGTGCGATTTCATCCACGCCGTCAAGCTGTACCCGGCCGGCGCCACGACGAATTCCGATGCGGGCGTGACGGACCTGGTCAACTGCTACCCGGTGCTGGAGACGATGCAGGAAGTCGGGCTGCCGTTCCTGGTGCACGGCGAAGTGACCGACCCGGACGTCGACCTGTTCGACCGCGAAGCCGTCTTCATCGAGCGCATCATGCGTCCGCTGCGCCGCAATTTCCCGGCGCTGAACATCGTCTTCGAACACATCACGACGAAGGACGCGGCCCAGTACGTGGCCGAGGCGGAAGGCCCGATCGGCGCGACGATCACGGCGCACCACCTGCTGTACAACCGCAACGAGATCTTCAAGGGCGGCATCCGGCCGCACTATTACTGCCTGCCCGTGCTGAAGCGCGAGGAACACCGCCTGGCGCTGGTCACGGCCGCCACCAGCGGCGACGAGCGCTTCTTCCTCGGCACCGACTCGGCGCCGCACGCGCAAGGCGCCAAGGAAGCCGCTTGCGGCTGCGCCGGCTGCTACACCGCGCTGCATGCGATGGAGCTGTACACGGAAGCGTTCGAGCGCGCCGGCGCGCTGGACAAGCTGGAAGCCTTCGCCAGCCTGAACGGACCGCTGTTCTACGGCCTGGCGCCGAACGCCGGCACGATTACGTTGAAGCGCGAGCAGTGGACCCTGCCGCAGACGCTGCCGTTCGGCGAGCAGTCCCTGGTGCCGCTGAACGCGGGCGAAACGATCAGCTGGAAAATGGTGTAA
- a CDS encoding SDR family oxidoreductase, protein MSDRIFITGGASGLGHEIALRWARTGARVCIGDLHDVRGAQVEAEIREAGGTALFVHCDVTSSADLQAVAQRLASEWGGVDIVVNNAGVATAGTLEAEPIEQWEWILNINLLGVVRGCQAFAPLLRAQQRGHIVNIASMAGLVHPPGMGSYNASKAAVVAFSETLHLELVNDNIGVSVVCPSFFQTNLVESLRSTDPKAAAGVQKLLNKGRITAAGVADSVFNAVQANQFLVLPHADDRKTFRMKSWLPRRTYLNKMRHLTRKSFPGSPAATVKEA, encoded by the coding sequence ATGAGCGACAGGATTTTCATCACGGGCGGAGCGTCCGGACTGGGGCACGAGATCGCATTGCGCTGGGCGCGCACGGGCGCGCGGGTATGCATCGGCGACCTGCATGACGTGCGCGGCGCGCAGGTGGAGGCGGAGATCCGCGAGGCCGGCGGCACGGCACTGTTCGTGCACTGCGACGTCACCAGCAGCGCCGACCTGCAGGCGGTGGCGCAGCGCCTGGCCAGCGAGTGGGGCGGCGTCGACATCGTGGTCAACAATGCCGGCGTGGCCACCGCCGGCACGCTCGAGGCGGAACCGATCGAGCAGTGGGAGTGGATCCTGAACATCAACCTGCTGGGCGTCGTGCGCGGCTGCCAGGCGTTCGCGCCGCTGCTGCGCGCGCAGCAGCGCGGCCACATCGTCAATATCGCGTCGATGGCGGGCCTCGTGCATCCGCCCGGCATGGGCAGCTACAACGCCAGCAAGGCGGCCGTCGTGGCGTTCTCCGAGACGCTGCACCTGGAACTGGTCAATGACAATATCGGCGTCTCGGTCGTCTGCCCGTCGTTCTTCCAGACCAACCTGGTCGAATCGCTGCGCAGCACCGACCCGAAAGCGGCGGCCGGCGTGCAGAAGCTGCTGAACAAGGGCCGCATCACGGCGGCCGGCGTGGCCGACAGCGTCTTCAACGCGGTGCAGGCCAACCAGTTCCTCGTGCTGCCGCATGCAGACGACCGCAAGACCTTCCGGATGAAGTCGTGGCTGCCGCGGCGCACGTACCTGAACAAGATGCGCCACCTGACCCGCAAATCGTTCCCCGGCAGCCCTGCCGCCACCGTCAAGGAGGCCTGA
- a CDS encoding NADPH:quinone oxidoreductase family protein, translating into MKAVVCKAWGLPDTLVVDDLPDLVPGPGQVAVDVKAAGVNFPDVLIIQGKYQFKPELPFTPGSELSGTVRAVGDGVTAVKPGDRVIAFTSGGAFAQQAVVPQQAIMPMPPGMDFDTAAAVTLTYGTSYHAVVDRAGLQPGETMLVLGAAGGVGLAAIEIGKALGARVIAAASSEEKLAVCREHGADATIDYSKEDLREAIKAATDGKGPDVIYDPVGGEYAEAAFRSIGWRGRYLVIGFANGEIPKLPFNLMLLKGASVVGVFWGEFAKREPAANGKAMRQLMGWMAEGKIRPHISGRYPLEQTAQALNDMAARKVTGKVVITPGA; encoded by the coding sequence ATGAAAGCAGTGGTGTGCAAGGCGTGGGGCCTGCCCGATACCCTCGTGGTGGACGACCTGCCAGACCTGGTGCCGGGGCCGGGCCAGGTCGCGGTGGACGTCAAGGCGGCCGGGGTCAACTTCCCCGATGTGCTGATCATCCAGGGCAAGTACCAGTTCAAGCCGGAGCTGCCGTTCACGCCGGGCAGCGAACTTTCCGGCACCGTGCGCGCGGTGGGCGACGGCGTCACCGCCGTCAAGCCGGGCGACCGGGTCATCGCCTTCACGTCCGGCGGCGCGTTCGCGCAGCAGGCGGTGGTGCCGCAGCAGGCCATCATGCCGATGCCGCCCGGGATGGATTTCGACACGGCGGCCGCTGTCACGCTGACCTATGGCACGTCGTACCACGCCGTCGTGGACCGCGCCGGGCTGCAGCCGGGCGAGACGATGCTGGTGCTGGGCGCGGCCGGCGGCGTCGGCCTGGCCGCCATCGAGATCGGCAAGGCGCTGGGCGCGCGCGTCATCGCGGCCGCGTCGAGCGAGGAGAAGCTGGCTGTATGCCGCGAGCACGGTGCCGATGCCACGATCGACTACAGCAAGGAAGACCTGCGCGAAGCCATCAAGGCCGCGACCGACGGCAAGGGCCCGGACGTGATCTACGACCCGGTCGGCGGCGAGTATGCGGAAGCCGCGTTCCGTTCGATCGGCTGGCGCGGTCGCTACCTCGTCATCGGCTTTGCCAACGGCGAGATCCCCAAGCTGCCGTTCAACCTGATGCTGCTGAAGGGCGCCTCCGTCGTCGGCGTGTTCTGGGGCGAGTTCGCCAAGCGCGAGCCGGCCGCCAATGGCAAGGCAATGCGCCAGCTGATGGGATGGATGGCCGAAGGGAAGATCCGGCCGCACATCTCCGGGCGCTATCCGCTGGAGCAGACCGCGCAGGCGTTGAACGACATGGCGGCGCGCAAGGTGACGGGGAAGGTGGTGATTACGCCGGGGGCGTGA
- a CDS encoding dicarboxylate/amino acid:cation symporter encodes MHDKHDGEHRPVEKKSRLTTYILVALALGILAGYLLNTSLETPAKYSDAMALITTLFLRLIKMIIAPLVFSTLVVGIARMGDAGEVGRIGLKTLGWFFIASVLSLALGLVLVNIFRPGDMLAGTLATTGHAELATSSLTLKDFITHLVPSSIVDGMAKNEILQIVVFSLFFGLGAAAVGKKAEPMIEAIDGVAHVMLKVTGYVMQFAPVAVFAAVSGIIAKEGLGVLKTYGFFMAEFYVGIAILWALLIAAGFIFLGKRIFALLTEVRGPILLAFSTASSEAAFPKTLEGLERFGVRNRIAAFVLPIGYSFNLDGSMMYCTFAAVFIAQAYGIELSMGTQISMMAVLMLTSKGMAGVPRASLVVIAATLAQFNIPEAGLVLLLSIDHFLDMARSATNVVGNSIATAVVAKWEGELTAPVKEDPATAPLR; translated from the coding sequence ATGCACGACAAACACGATGGGGAGCACCGCCCCGTGGAAAAGAAAAGCCGCCTGACGACCTATATCCTGGTGGCCCTGGCCCTGGGTATCCTGGCCGGCTACCTGCTGAATACGTCGCTGGAGACCCCGGCCAAGTATTCGGACGCGATGGCGCTGATCACGACCCTGTTCCTGCGCCTGATCAAGATGATCATCGCGCCGCTGGTGTTCTCCACGCTGGTCGTCGGCATCGCGCGCATGGGCGACGCCGGCGAAGTGGGCCGCATCGGCCTGAAAACCCTGGGCTGGTTCTTCATCGCCTCCGTGCTGTCGCTGGCCCTTGGCCTGGTGCTGGTGAATATCTTCCGTCCGGGCGACATGCTGGCCGGTACCCTGGCCACCACCGGCCACGCCGAACTCGCCACCAGCAGCCTGACCTTGAAGGACTTCATCACCCACCTCGTCCCCTCTTCCATCGTGGACGGCATGGCGAAGAACGAAATCCTGCAGATCGTCGTGTTCTCGCTGTTCTTCGGCCTGGGCGCCGCCGCTGTCGGCAAGAAGGCCGAGCCGATGATCGAGGCCATCGACGGTGTCGCGCACGTCATGCTGAAAGTGACGGGCTACGTGATGCAGTTCGCGCCAGTCGCCGTGTTCGCGGCCGTGTCGGGCATCATCGCCAAGGAAGGCCTGGGCGTTTTGAAGACCTACGGCTTCTTCATGGCCGAGTTCTACGTCGGCATCGCCATCCTGTGGGCCCTGCTGATCGCGGCCGGCTTCATCTTCCTGGGCAAGCGCATCTTTGCGCTGCTGACGGAAGTGCGCGGCCCGATCCTGCTGGCCTTCTCGACGGCGTCGTCGGAAGCGGCATTCCCGAAAACGCTGGAAGGCCTTGAGCGCTTCGGGGTGCGCAACCGCATCGCCGCCTTCGTGCTGCCGATCGGCTATTCGTTCAACCTGGACGGCTCGATGATGTACTGCACCTTCGCCGCCGTCTTCATCGCGCAGGCCTACGGCATCGAGCTGTCGATGGGCACGCAGATCTCGATGATGGCCGTGCTGATGCTGACGTCGAAGGGCATGGCGGGCGTGCCGCGCGCCTCGCTGGTCGTCATCGCCGCCACGCTGGCGCAGTTCAACATCCCGGAAGCGGGCCTCGTGCTGCTGCTCAGCATCGACCACTTCCTCGACATGGCGCGCTCCGCCACGAACGTGGTCGGCAACAGCATCGCGACGGCCGTCGTGGCCAAGTGGGAAGGCGAACTGACGGCACCCGTCAAGGAAGACCCGGCCACCGCGCCGCTGCGCTGA
- a CDS encoding amino acid ABC transporter ATP-binding protein, with protein MIELTDVSKWYGNFQVLDSCSTRVGKGDVMVICGPSGSGKSTLIKTVNGLEPFQRGQIVVDGTSVGAPGTDLALLRARIGMVFQNFELFPHLSVRANLALAQVKVLRRSRDEAEERGLRYLDRVGLLAQQDKYPHQLSGGQQQRVAIARALAMDPVAMLFDEPTSALDPEMIGEVLDVMVGLAQEGMTMMVVTHEMGFARRVASRVLFMDGGRILDDCAKDEFFGSPRSGRAGEFLARILR; from the coding sequence ATGATCGAACTCACGGACGTCAGCAAGTGGTATGGCAATTTCCAGGTGCTGGACAGCTGCAGCACCCGTGTCGGCAAGGGCGACGTGATGGTGATCTGCGGCCCGTCCGGCTCCGGCAAGTCCACCCTGATCAAGACCGTCAACGGGCTGGAGCCGTTCCAGCGCGGCCAGATCGTGGTCGATGGCACGTCCGTCGGCGCGCCCGGCACCGACCTGGCGCTGCTGCGCGCCCGCATCGGCATGGTATTCCAGAACTTCGAGCTGTTCCCGCACCTGTCCGTGCGCGCCAACCTGGCGCTGGCGCAGGTGAAGGTGTTGCGGCGCTCGCGCGACGAGGCTGAAGAGCGGGGCCTGCGCTATCTCGATCGGGTGGGCCTCCTGGCGCAACAGGACAAATATCCGCACCAGCTCTCCGGCGGCCAGCAGCAGCGCGTCGCCATCGCCCGCGCGCTGGCCATGGACCCGGTGGCGATGCTGTTCGACGAGCCTACGTCCGCGCTCGACCCGGAAATGATCGGCGAGGTGCTGGACGTGATGGTGGGCCTGGCGCAGGAGGGCATGACGATGATGGTCGTCACGCACGAGATGGGCTTCGCCCGCCGCGTGGCCAGCCGCGTGCTGTTCATGGATGGCGGGCGCATCCTGGACGACTGCGCCAAGGACGAATTCTTCGGCAGCCCCCGGTCCGGCCGGGCCGGCGAGTTCCTGGCGCGGATTCTGCGCTGA
- a CDS encoding alkaline phosphatase D family protein → MDDGRRLLLHTGARLAGLAALAAAAPRILAAPRNAPYPFTLGVASGAPLPDSVVLWTRILHDPLDATATPPIAYTVRWEVAEDEAFRRIAAQGSASALPALAHSVHVDVRGLRPGRWYWYRFLLGDAVSPVGRTRTAPAPDTLPASLKLAVASCQHWEFGAYGAHRHIARAAPDLVAFLGDYIYEWGAYSLQHPARAARRDESFTLAQYRARYAQYKSDPDLQAAHLVAPWLMTWDDHEVANDYGALRDELLSPDFAARRAAAYQAYCEHQPIRFDPRGFGQVRMHGCHDWGRLARFHLLDNRQYRSPQACPRPGRGGSSSVYRNACAMLADDRRTMLGMAQENWLKEGLRQSPARWNVLAQQTLMAQSSQVQIHRVSDGRFWTDGWDGYPAARQRLLDALATSRAANPVVLSGDVHTFYAAELRRDPTQPGRPRNPVVATEFCGTSITSNSRPQERTAQYVAMNPHIRYGRSDRRGYMLCELTPARMTVLFQGLDNVRDRHSAVNTLARFAVEAGVPGINRDA, encoded by the coding sequence ATGGACGACGGCCGCCGCCTGCTGCTGCACACCGGCGCCCGCCTGGCGGGACTGGCGGCGCTCGCGGCGGCGGCGCCACGCATCCTTGCGGCCCCCCGCAATGCGCCGTATCCGTTCACGCTGGGCGTGGCTTCCGGCGCGCCGCTGCCGGACAGCGTGGTGCTGTGGACGCGCATCCTGCACGATCCCCTCGACGCCACCGCCACGCCACCCATCGCCTATACGGTACGCTGGGAAGTGGCGGAAGACGAGGCGTTCCGCCGCATCGCCGCGCAGGGCAGCGCCAGCGCCCTGCCCGCGCTGGCGCACAGCGTGCACGTGGACGTGCGCGGCCTGCGCCCGGGCCGCTGGTACTGGTACCGCTTCCTGCTGGGGGACGCCGTCAGCCCGGTGGGCCGCACGCGCACGGCGCCGGCGCCGGATACGCTGCCCGCATCGCTGAAGCTGGCCGTCGCCTCCTGCCAGCACTGGGAGTTCGGTGCCTACGGCGCGCACCGCCACATCGCCCGGGCGGCGCCGGACCTGGTCGCCTTCCTGGGCGACTACATCTACGAGTGGGGCGCCTACAGCCTGCAGCATCCGGCACGTGCCGCGCGGCGCGACGAAAGCTTCACGCTGGCGCAGTACCGGGCCCGTTACGCCCAGTACAAGAGCGATCCGGACCTGCAGGCGGCGCACCTGGTGGCGCCGTGGCTCATGACGTGGGACGACCACGAAGTGGCGAACGACTACGGCGCCCTGCGCGACGAGCTGCTGTCGCCCGACTTCGCCGCCCGCCGGGCCGCTGCCTACCAGGCCTATTGCGAGCACCAGCCGATCCGCTTCGATCCGCGCGGGTTCGGGCAGGTGCGCATGCACGGGTGCCATGACTGGGGCCGGCTGGCCCGCTTCCACCTGCTGGACAACCGCCAGTACCGTTCGCCGCAGGCGTGCCCGCGCCCGGGCCGCGGCGGCTCCAGTTCCGTCTACCGCAATGCCTGCGCGATGCTGGCTGACGACCGCCGCACGATGCTGGGCATGGCGCAGGAAAACTGGCTGAAGGAAGGATTGCGTCAATCGCCGGCGCGCTGGAACGTGCTGGCGCAGCAGACGTTGATGGCGCAGTCGTCGCAGGTGCAGATCCACCGCGTCAGCGACGGCCGCTTCTGGACGGACGGGTGGGACGGCTATCCGGCCGCGCGCCAGCGCCTGCTCGACGCGCTGGCGACCAGCCGCGCCGCCAACCCGGTCGTGCTGTCCGGCGACGTGCACACGTTCTATGCGGCGGAGCTGCGGCGCGACCCGACGCAGCCGGGCCGTCCCCGCAATCCCGTCGTGGCGACGGAGTTCTGCGGCACGTCGATCACGTCCAATTCACGGCCGCAGGAACGCACCGCGCAGTATGTCGCCATGAACCCGCACATCCGGTATGGCCGCAGCGACCGGCGCGGCTACATGCTGTGCGAGCTGACGCCGGCGCGCATGACGGTGCTGTTCCAGGGGCTGGACAATGTGCGGGACCGGCACAGCGCCGTCAATACGCTGGCGCGCTTTGCGGTGGAGGCCGGGGTGCCTGGGATTAATCGGGACGCTTGA
- a CDS encoding acyl-CoA dehydrogenase: MQSKILSRRDLAFLLYEWLDVERLTERPRFADHNRETFDGALDTAERIATDLFATHNKKNDQNEPHVVDGKVVLVPEVKTALDAWSQAGLLAAAQDYELGGMQLPCTVEKAVVAWCKAANIATSAYLLLTGANANTLLKTATPLQVERFVRPMLAGEFFGTMCLSEPQAGSSLSDITTRAVPDPVDGPEGERQYRLAGNKMWISGGEHELAGNIVHLVLAKIPDAEGRLIPGVKGISLFIVPKYVLDADGQPGERNDIVLAGLNHKMGNRGTTNCLLNFGEGQFQPGGRAGAIGYLVGQPHQGLANMFHMMNEARIGVGMGATVLGITGYLHALDYARTRLQGRHPAQKDPAQPQLPIVEHTDVRRMLLAQKSYVEGALALVLYSARLVDEQRTAPDEAARTRAGQLLDFLTPITKSWPSQWCLEANSLAIQVHGGYGYTREYNVEQFYRDNRLNAIHEGTHGIHGLDLLGRKVSIQQGALFRAIGEEVARMAARGRDVPGDVAQYAAQLDTAWRRVEEVTLALYGAGDMNKTLANASLYLEAVGHVVIAWMWLEQALVAAPALARAEREEDRDFYRGKLQACRYFYQWELPKVEPQLALLAQLDTTALDMRDAWF; the protein is encoded by the coding sequence ATGCAGTCGAAGATCCTGTCCCGCCGCGACCTGGCGTTCCTGCTGTACGAATGGCTCGACGTGGAGCGCCTGACTGAGCGGCCGCGCTTTGCCGACCACAATCGCGAGACGTTCGACGGCGCGCTCGACACGGCCGAACGCATCGCGACCGACCTGTTCGCCACGCACAACAAGAAGAACGACCAGAACGAACCGCACGTCGTCGACGGCAAGGTCGTGCTGGTGCCCGAAGTGAAGACGGCGCTGGACGCCTGGTCCCAGGCAGGCCTGCTGGCCGCCGCGCAGGATTATGAGCTGGGCGGCATGCAACTGCCGTGCACCGTCGAGAAGGCGGTGGTGGCCTGGTGCAAGGCGGCCAATATCGCGACGTCGGCCTACCTGCTGCTGACGGGCGCCAATGCCAATACCCTGCTGAAGACGGCCACGCCGTTGCAGGTCGAGCGCTTCGTGCGGCCCATGTTGGCGGGTGAATTCTTCGGCACGATGTGCCTGTCCGAGCCGCAGGCCGGATCGAGCCTGTCCGACATCACCACGCGCGCCGTGCCCGATCCGGTGGACGGGCCGGAAGGCGAGCGCCAGTACCGCCTGGCCGGCAACAAGATGTGGATCTCCGGCGGCGAGCACGAGCTGGCCGGGAATATCGTGCACCTGGTGCTGGCCAAGATCCCCGATGCGGAAGGGCGCCTGATCCCGGGCGTCAAGGGCATCTCGCTGTTCATCGTGCCGAAATACGTGCTGGACGCGGACGGCCAGCCGGGCGAACGCAACGACATCGTGCTGGCGGGCCTGAACCACAAGATGGGCAACCGCGGCACCACCAACTGCCTGCTCAATTTTGGCGAAGGCCAGTTCCAGCCGGGCGGCCGCGCCGGCGCCATCGGCTACCTGGTCGGCCAGCCGCACCAGGGCCTGGCGAACATGTTCCACATGATGAACGAGGCCCGCATCGGCGTGGGCATGGGCGCCACCGTGCTGGGCATCACGGGCTACCTGCACGCGCTGGACTATGCGCGCACGCGCCTGCAGGGCCGCCATCCGGCCCAGAAGGACCCGGCGCAGCCGCAACTGCCGATCGTCGAGCATACCGACGTGCGCCGCATGCTGCTGGCGCAGAAATCCTACGTGGAGGGCGCGCTGGCGCTGGTGCTGTACTCGGCCCGGCTGGTGGACGAGCAGCGCACGGCGCCGGACGAGGCGGCGCGCACCCGCGCCGGCCAGTTGCTGGACTTCCTGACGCCGATCACGAAATCGTGGCCGTCCCAGTGGTGCCTGGAAGCGAACAGCCTCGCCATCCAGGTGCACGGCGGCTATGGCTACACGCGCGAGTACAACGTCGAGCAGTTCTACCGCGACAACCGCCTGAACGCGATCCACGAGGGCACGCACGGCATCCACGGCCTTGACCTGCTGGGCCGGAAGGTGTCGATCCAGCAGGGGGCGCTGTTCCGGGCCATCGGCGAGGAGGTCGCGCGCATGGCTGCGCGGGGGCGGGATGTGCCGGGCGACGTGGCGCAATACGCGGCGCAACTGGACACGGCATGGCGCCGCGTGGAGGAGGTGACGCTGGCGCTGTATGGCGCGGGCGACATGAACAAGACGCTGGCCAACGCCAGCCTGTACCTGGAGGCCGTGGGGCACGTCGTCATCGCGTGGATGTGGCTGGAGCAGGCGCTGGTCGCGGCGCCCGCGCTGGCGCGCGCGGAGCGCGAGGAAGACCGCGACTTCTACCGCGGCAAGCTGCAGGCGTGCCGCTACTTCTACCAGTGGGAGCTGCCGAAGGTCGAACCGCAGCTGGCGCTGCTGGCGCAGCTCGACACCACGGCGCTCGACATGCGGGACGCGTGGTTCTGA
- a CDS encoding acyl-CoA thioesterase, producing MTTSQANPTPAPTPVPTGLPAGKMPELRVMPAPSDANVYGDVFGGWIMAQVDIAGSLPATRRANGRVATIAVNSFVFKNPVFVGDLLSFYADIVKVGNTSITVNVEVYAERNRLQADIVKVTEATLTYVATGPDRKPRPVPPIESLLHK from the coding sequence ATGACCACGTCCCAAGCCAATCCAACGCCAGCACCGACGCCAGTACCGACTGGCCTTCCCGCCGGCAAGATGCCCGAACTGCGCGTGATGCCCGCGCCTTCCGACGCCAATGTCTACGGCGACGTCTTCGGCGGCTGGATCATGGCCCAGGTCGACATCGCTGGCTCGCTGCCGGCCACCCGCCGCGCCAACGGCCGCGTCGCCACCATTGCCGTCAACTCGTTCGTGTTCAAGAATCCTGTCTTCGTCGGCGATCTGCTGTCGTTCTACGCCGATATCGTCAAGGTCGGCAATACGTCGATCACCGTCAATGTCGAGGTGTACGCGGAACGCAACCGCCTGCAGGCGGACATCGTCAAGGTGACGGAAGCCACGCTGACCTATGTCGCCACGGGTCCCGACCGCAAGCCGCGCCCCGTGCCGCCGATCGAAAGTCTGCTGCACAAATAA